From one Populus alba chromosome 17, ASM523922v2, whole genome shotgun sequence genomic stretch:
- the LOC118038154 gene encoding NAC domain-containing protein 83, whose amino-acid sequence MERPNFVENGGFKLPIGYRFHPTDEELVVHYLKRKVLGLPMPASVIPEFDVFQNDPSSLPGNLKEKRYFFSQMKLNDFGTKCKRPAGSGPSGYWKPIGKGKQIVASDSSKVVGTRKTLVFKERKHSIKTRSQWFMHGYCLAGSATGPKTTQMEEVGDWVAYSVFQRKRKPRKNVVVSNPSNINETRNIEIISPSFMDFMMEQSSDGVGPPSPCSSGVTEVSPNEVDQEEISSSSISLFSYPCNRKRT is encoded by the exons ATGGAGAGGCCAAACTTTGTTGAGAATGGAGGGTTCAAATTGCCTATTGGATACAGGTTTCATCCAACGGATGAGGAGCTTGTTGTTCATTACTTGAAACGAAAGGTCCTTGGTCTTCCAATGCCAGCTTCTGTCATTCCTGAGTTTGATGTTTTCCAAAATGATCCTTCGAGCTTGCCAG GTAATTTGAAGGAAAAGAGGTACTTCTTTAGCCAAATGAAGTTGAATGACTTTGGAACAAAATGCAAGAGACCTGCAGGCTCTGGACCTTCTGGTTACTGGAAACCTATTGGCAAAGGCAAGCAAATCGTAGCTTCTGACAGCAGCAAAGTAGTTGGAACAAGGAAAACCCTGgttttcaaagaaagaaagcattcTATCAAGACTAGAAGTCAATGGTTTATGCATGGATATTGCCTTGCAGGCTCGGCAACAGGCCCCAAAACGACCCAG ATGGAGGAGGTGGGAGATTGGGTTGCCTACAGTGTATTTCAAAGGAAGAGGAAACCTAGAAAAAACGTGGTCGTTTCCAATCCTTCAAACATTAACGAGACTCGAAATATTGAGATCATTAGTCCTAGTTTTATGGATTTTATGATGGAACAAAGCTCTGATGGAGTTGGTCCTCCTTCACCATGTTCAAGTGGAGTCACCGAGGTCTCTCCTAACGAGGTAGATCAGGAAGAAATCAGCTCCTCCTCCATTAGCCTCTTTTCTTATCCTTGCAATAGGAAGAGGACTTAG